The following proteins come from a genomic window of Candidatus Sulfotelmatobacter sp.:
- a CDS encoding kelch repeat-containing protein, translating into MFRPRLVVPRLATKATLLFIGFTAVFTALGPAMAGAGSQLFNSDGTWNSLTGGFPSGRRAAGYCYDSLRRRLIVFGGFPTYLNDVWALDLATSQWTQLTPTGYPPNPCYGPTAIYDSARDRVVVFGGFDGTNQLQSVFALSLSGTPGWSQLTPSGTPPPGRSFHVAGYDASNDRMIVFGGWDGTDFLSDTWALSFSGSPAWSQIFPQSNVPPARSLAASAVDPVSGTFYLFGGWNNNYRNDTWAFTLNGTPVWTHLAPASLPPPRREISMIWDPMNGRLVLFAGNDGTLRSDVWALQPAGAPTWTPLSPAPGPAPRYGHSSIYDAVGQQMVIFGGLEDPGQGSDSWALSLSGPPAWHLITMPFEVRNYSAEYDPIAHAMLSFGGEEVIGASVQLGNDLRMLPLIGGPANWQTVIPSGAPPTPRYAARTIWDPVRDRMLLFSGYDFDFLNDLWEYHPRPVPSWNHLITTGTPPVKRFAGGAVYDAPRDRMLIFGGYNPDSMGQSLGDLWEIPLSGPNALKWNQLFPTGSGPSRRWGFVMLSDPTRQRALVMGGSDNSNVPGSDVYALDLAASPPAWSTLAPAGTPPPGRIIHAAVLDPVGDRLVVFGGWSGTDALNDVYSLSLSGTPTWTLLSPTGGPPLPRDAIVAVYDPIHFGLVVGGGARDGLVFYSDTWSLNWDQPVAAKASLVDAHAEAGLVRIQWSLSDAGAADLTVERQRDHSGWLAVAAPTREGAD; encoded by the coding sequence ATGTTTCGCCCACGGCTCGTGGTTCCTCGGCTCGCCACGAAGGCGACCCTGCTGTTCATCGGGTTCACGGCGGTTTTCACTGCGCTTGGCCCCGCGATGGCCGGCGCGGGATCGCAGCTCTTCAATTCAGACGGCACCTGGAACTCCCTGACCGGCGGGTTTCCCTCCGGGCGTCGAGCGGCGGGCTATTGCTACGACAGCCTGCGCCGGCGGCTGATCGTGTTCGGCGGATTCCCGACCTATCTCAATGACGTCTGGGCACTCGATCTCGCGACCAGCCAGTGGACGCAGTTGACTCCGACCGGCTACCCGCCGAATCCATGCTACGGCCCGACCGCCATCTACGACTCGGCGCGTGACCGAGTGGTTGTATTCGGCGGGTTCGACGGCACCAACCAGCTCCAGAGCGTGTTCGCGCTCTCGCTCTCGGGCACGCCGGGCTGGAGTCAACTGACGCCTTCGGGTACGCCGCCTCCTGGCCGCAGCTTTCACGTGGCCGGCTACGACGCCAGCAACGATCGCATGATCGTATTCGGTGGGTGGGATGGGACCGATTTTCTGTCGGACACCTGGGCGCTGTCGTTTTCGGGCTCTCCGGCGTGGAGTCAGATCTTCCCGCAGAGCAATGTCCCGCCCGCCCGCAGCCTCGCGGCATCGGCCGTGGATCCCGTTTCTGGAACGTTCTATTTGTTCGGCGGCTGGAACAACAATTACCGCAACGACACCTGGGCCTTCACCCTGAACGGCACGCCGGTTTGGACGCATCTCGCTCCCGCGTCCCTGCCTCCTCCTCGGCGCGAGATTTCCATGATCTGGGACCCGATGAACGGCCGCCTCGTGCTGTTCGCCGGCAACGACGGCACGCTCCGCTCGGACGTGTGGGCGCTGCAGCCGGCGGGTGCCCCGACCTGGACACCCCTGTCGCCCGCGCCCGGGCCGGCGCCACGATATGGGCACTCCTCCATCTACGACGCGGTTGGCCAGCAGATGGTGATCTTCGGCGGACTCGAAGATCCTGGTCAGGGAAGCGATAGCTGGGCGCTGTCGTTGAGCGGACCTCCGGCCTGGCATCTGATCACGATGCCATTCGAGGTTCGGAACTACTCCGCCGAGTACGATCCCATCGCGCACGCGATGCTCAGCTTTGGCGGCGAAGAGGTCATCGGTGCTTCGGTGCAACTCGGTAACGACTTGCGAATGCTCCCGCTGATTGGCGGCCCGGCCAACTGGCAGACCGTAATCCCCAGCGGCGCGCCGCCGACGCCACGGTACGCCGCGCGAACCATCTGGGATCCCGTCCGCGACCGCATGCTGCTATTCAGTGGGTACGATTTCGACTTCCTCAATGACCTCTGGGAATACCACCCGCGACCCGTGCCGAGTTGGAACCATCTCATCACGACCGGAACGCCACCGGTCAAGCGGTTCGCCGGTGGAGCGGTGTATGACGCGCCGCGCGATCGAATGCTGATCTTCGGCGGGTACAACCCTGATTCCATGGGACAGAGCCTCGGCGATCTTTGGGAAATTCCGCTTTCCGGACCCAATGCCTTGAAGTGGAACCAGCTCTTTCCAACCGGATCGGGACCCTCGCGGCGCTGGGGGTTCGTCATGCTTTCGGATCCCACTCGACAGCGTGCGCTGGTGATGGGTGGGAGCGATAATTCGAATGTGCCCGGTAGCGATGTGTACGCGCTGGACCTTGCCGCGAGCCCGCCGGCATGGTCGACCCTGGCTCCGGCCGGCACTCCGCCTCCCGGAAGGATCATCCACGCCGCCGTTCTCGATCCGGTCGGGGATCGGCTGGTCGTGTTCGGGGGCTGGAGCGGAACGGATGCTCTGAACGACGTCTATTCGCTCTCGTTGTCGGGTACCCCAACTTGGACGCTGCTCTCGCCAACCGGCGGCCCGCCGCTCCCCCGCGACGCGATCGTGGCGGTTTACGATCCGATCCATTTCGGGCTCGTGGTCGGGGGCGGGGCGCGCGACGGCCTCGTCTTCTACTCAGACACCTGGTCGCTCAACTGGGATCAGCCGGTGGCCGCGAA